In Prionailurus bengalensis isolate Pbe53 chromosome D4, Fcat_Pben_1.1_paternal_pri, whole genome shotgun sequence, the DNA window TAACTCTATTAGGAAAATTACATCTCTCTGCTCCTAAGCCTACTCTGTACACTTGGCCCAGAAAGATACTTTACAAAGCACAAGCCCGAGAAATCCTGAAAAGAAAGCCTGTGTGTGATGGAGAAGTTAGTGACAGGAAGCATCTGAACATTTACCATTAAAATTCCATTCCAACTCATTCCCAACTCGTTCGCTAACATTACCCGAGGCTATTTAGAAAGTGACACAAAACTTCTGCCTCAACACCACGGGTGAGTCGCTAATTAACGTAAGATCATCCCGATGCCGGCCTTGTTGCCAGAACTGAACCGCGATCTGCTGAAATTAAACCCAAcgttgaaaggaagaaaagttacGTACACTGGTATATGCCCCCAGTCCTGAGAGTTCCGTTCAACAGAAGTGGCTCCCCGtcctttccttgtctctctccctccgtctctcggGGCGGGCACGGGCAGAAGAGAGACCCTGCCAGCCACCGTGTACCAACTCCCACGAGCCGCCTTCACTTGCACCTGACTCAGTCTCACAGCGAGCCAGCTGGGGGACATCAGCTCGTGCGACGGCCAACGACGCTCACCCCAGCAGGCCGGCAGGGGCGCGGGGGGACGGCCGCCAAGAACGCTGAGCGGGCTCTCAGGAGACATCTGTCCCAACGCGTCCTacgagccccgcccccgccccgggcctaCCTTTGTGGTGTCCGAGTGCTTGTTCTGCAGCTGCTCCAGATACAGCTCGTTGACCTCCCCAAGGACCAGCAGCTGCCTGTTCAAGAACTCCATCTGCTGCTGGACCGACTCGCTGTTCGAGAGCTGTGACCGCAGCACAGAAACGGGCAAAGTGAAAGACCCCGCGACACAACGCAGGCCAGTGGGCATCAAAGAGCGCCCAGCCAGGAGCGCGTGATCTCAGGGCCCGGGCACGATAACCGCTCCCTCGGCTTCAAATCCCCTCACACGACGGCTGGCGGGGAGGAAGGCATCCAAGGGCAacgaaaatgggcagaagagcaCTTCGAAACTGTGCTGTGCAAAGGGGACCTAGCCCAGGTGCACGTCATCAGAGTGGCCACCCACAAGATGCCCGGAGAGGACAGGCGTGCGTACGACAGTCACCGCAGGGACACGATGTCCAGGGTTAAAGCCCCGGAAAACTCACTTATTTCCTTCATAAGTGATCTCTACATAGTGCAGTGAATCCCAACAAGGGAGGGATCCTAGCTCAAGAAATCTCTGTGAACCAACTTTTCAAGTTTATGTAaatgaggatttaaaaataagagttccggagcgcctggggggctcagtcggtcgagcgtccgacttcggctcgggtcacgagcTCGCAGTtgaggagttcgagccccgcgtcgggctccgcgctgacggctcggagcccggagcccggagcccacttcggattctgcgtctccctcgctctctgcccccctccccccaccgccccacccacTCGGCTCAGGCCAGACAGATGTGCCGCGGAGACCGTCCTGCACACTGGAAAGGGTTTAGCAGCACCAGTCCCCTGCCCTCTCGGCGTCGGTAGCACCAAAAACGCCTCCACACATTGCCCGGCGTcccctgggggggtggggccgGGAGGCCAACCCTGGGGGGAACCCTGGCCACCGGCGCACAGGCCCCATCGGAAGGAAGCGCGCCAGCAAGCTGTGTGAGAACAGACCGCGCCCGCCCCATTTCTTACCTTCTGGGAGACCTGACTGAGCAGCAGCTCGGTATGGCACACCTTACTGTTGGCCTTCTTCAACTCCAGACGCAGCTCTGCGATCATGTTCCTGCAGTCCTCCAGCTTTGTCTGCCCAAAGAGACGGGCCACGAAGTTACACAGAACCCGCGGGCCACGGCACCGGCCCACAGACAAGCGGGAAAGCCCAGGTTCCCTACTGCTCTACTCTTCTCGGGCCATCGGGATGTAGTTTCTTAGTTTCAAAAATTCAGCTACAGTTCATTTCTGGAGTTCCTGATTTGTTTGGCAAAAGAACGAAAAGATCTTGGACCCCAGACTCTGCACCGCAGAGCCGTGGGGCTGCAGAGCAAACTCACAGCGGCGCCATGAGGAGACTGTGAGTGTTTGAGGGAAACGCAGTGACATCTGTCGGTCACCGTGCGCACTACGCCCCGGAGGCAGTTCAGGGTTTCAGGATCAGATGTGCTCGCTAGTCCCTGGGGATGATGTCATATCTTTGCAAAGCAGGGTTCGGGTGTTTGCGGGGATAAAAATCGCCCTGTGAAAACCAGCGTGAAACAGGAAATGAGGGCGCCAGTCTCCAATGTGATTCCAAGATCTGAGACTCCACGCGGTGCCAGACGGGCAGGCACGGCACTGGTCAGTTATTGTGGACATTTAAAaacgaaattaaaaaaaacgtaaATTGACGTGTGTGATTTTCAAACAGCGACTGCGTCATCAGTACGTAAATACTAAGTCGCTCAGATCTGCTCAACGAGCTGAACCGTCAGGTGTCTCCCTTGGCTGCGGAACGCCAGGGAAGTTCCCCAAACGCCAAGGGAGGCTTGTAGGAACCAAGAGAGCTGGGAAGCCCTGCCTGACGCGAAACCCGCGTCCGGTGGCGTCGGAGACAAGAGCCCGCGTGCTGGCTGCGACGGACAAGGCGCCCCGGCGCCCTCCCTCGGCTGCCCCCGCCCGGTGGCCGCCCGCACCTGCAGCTCCTGGCTCTGGTTGTAGAACTCCTCTCGGTCGTGCTGCAGCTGTCTGATCTGGCTGTGGAGCTGGGTCACCATCGTGTCTCGCTGCTCCTGCAGCTGGCTGTTTCTGGCTTGTTCCTTCTGCAGACTGACCTTCCATATCTGGATGTCCTTCTCTTGTAACTTCAGCTGGTCTTTCTGACGGGGACCAAGGATGTGATCATTTTAGCCGTCTGCCACCGTGGGCGGTGAGGCTCGAGGACGAGGCATACCGCGGATGTCTCATGCAGACGGCCACGTGCCACCCTGCCACGGGAACCCCGGGCCCCGCATCCGCCAGCTCACAACTGTCCAGCGTGGCTCAAGGTCAAGGGTTAACCAATTTCACAGTAGCAAACGGATCACAAGATGCCAGAAGAAATTTTCCCAGGGGCCGACTGCCCCCAGTACCTTCAAAAGCCCTAACCATCAGCTCTGGTGTAAGCCCTCTCATACACGCTATCAATTGAGGTCACTAAAAATGAGGAACGTTTACCgaccacccacccaggcaccgcgCAGCAGTCATGTGACTTCTTCACGTTTTAAAAGGCAAGCGCTGCTgttctcattcccattttacagaacgGCTAACAGAGGCTCCGAGAGGCTTCACCACTTTCCTAAGGTGGTAAGTGGTAGAGCCACGGTTCAGCCTCCAGGCCCAACTGGCTTCTCAACTGTGCTACAAGATTTTTGCCATAGAACAGCTTTAGGAGAGCCGGTTTCATATTTGGAGAAACAAAATGATCCGTTGGCCCTGTTGTCATCACAGCCAATTACGCACAAACAGGTCCCTTGTCCCACGGTGTCTGAGGGCGGCAAGCCAATTCGGAGATCCGGCCGGTCACGCTTCGGCCTCGGAGACCGAGCGGCGGCCCCTGGCCCCACGGGGAGCACAGCTAGGCCTGAACCCCCGGGGCCTCGACGCAGCTGCTGCTGTTTGCAGACTGTCGTGCTGACGCGAGACCACCCGCAGCCTCGGCCGAGCCGCCGCcccaacccccccctcccccggatGCTCACCATGGCGGCGTTGTGCTCCTCCAGAGCCGCGGCCCTGGTCACCCGACGGAGGAGTCGCCTGTTCCGGAGAGCGTGCTGCTGCCTCTTAAAACGCTCATAGAGCAGCTGGTTGTGCAGTAAAAGCAACTGGTTACGGAGGGTGCGGATCTCATCTGAGGGAGGAGAGCCTGATTTTAAAGCAGAGGGAGGGTGGCAGAGATGCCTTTTACAGAAGGTTCGATCGAGACCCTCCCGTGGCTACTAGCCCAAGAAACGCAATTCTTCGAGAAACAGATCAGCACTCCTTTTGCACACGACCACGTGGGTCTCGGCAACAGCCATTCGTTAGAAGGGGAAGACGACTCACTACCCATCTCCGCTTTAAAGGAACACAAGAGGGTACGATGCGGGAGGACTCCCGGGGACTTTCCCACACCGTTACTCAaggctcctctcttccctcccctgtcgTGCTCTCCCCCAGGCACGTCTCTGGTACCACTGGCCTCCCTGGGGTCTTTTCGAGGGAAGCCCGGCAGGAGGGCTGCACGTTCTGCACTCCTGCTCACAGGCACTTGCCATGTGCCACTTGTCAAAAGTAGGAAATGCTGGCTTCCCAACACCTGACACGCTAGAGGCCAAGCAGATATGCCAGCTGGAGCCGTAGCAAAGGGGAGACCCGTCCCTACAGCGCATGCCTCCTCCAGGGACAGAAAAGGCGGCAAGCACACAGGACCCACACGGGCTGGGTTTGGGGCTCAAGTAACAACTTTACCTCCAAAGTGGGTCCAGtcgacagacttgctgggtaaagacaACCTAGGAAGAAAGGTTTGGGGTGAAACAAAGTTACCGAGCTCGTCTGGGAAACCTCCTCCGGGCCTTTCAGTGCAGCAAGGCTAGAGCCCTTCCTTGCGGTCAAAGCATCAGAGGGATAAGAAAGTTCCAATCGCCAGGGCCGTGGGGAGTTCGAGGCAACAGCACACATCAGATGCAGGGCCGGCGCCCACACCAAGCAGGACCCAGTCTCCAGGGTGGAGGGGCCCTCGCTCGGTGCGTGCTCAGGCCGGCCTTTGCTCGGCTCTCCAAGGCGACGGAGTGATCAAACACACTGCCGGCTATTTCAACCCTCTGCACTGCACTACACGGGCAAGTAGCCAAGTTTAAGGAGAAAGTAGGTAATTTACCTGAGCGTGTTACACCACATCTCATTCAAAAAGAGAAATCTCTTGTCAAATTCCACCTGAGGTTATTATATTAGAGACCCTGTTTAGCAACAGCAGAGGATTCAGGCTCTGGACTGGGGATTCCCTTACCCCCTCCCTAGCTAACCGGTGCAAAGGGTAATAAATGAAGGGTTGGAACAGTGGCTTGGACAGGATTCGTCTAAGAAACCCTACGTGTGAGTGCgggtgtggaggagggggcaggccaCCCCAGCCTCGCACTGAAATGCTGCcgactttcccttccctccaagGAGCTGTGTCaccaaaacagaaagaacaatCTACAGCTAGATAAGGAAACGCCAGGACAAACCTCCCTGTCCCACCTGAATACCACAACCTCATCCTCCGATTTTCGGAGCAACCGTGAATGTGTCTGAGCTCCGTCACGGTACGGCGGCACGGGTCGGCGGCCCCGGGACCGCCGCGGTCAGGTGCGTGTGGACGCGACACAGTCCCGCACACGCAGAGGCGCCAGACTGGAAGGGCACTGACAGACACGGGGGAGCCAGCTGCTTCCATGAGCACAGGGAACGAGTCCCGTGTCCGTCCCTGACTGCCTGTATTTTCTGATGAAACCGGACATTGAAAGGGAAGAGAACGGGCCGGGGCCTTACCTGTTCAGCTCCTTGCTGTGTGCGTCCGCTCCCTGCTGTATCAGTCTATCCAGTATTTCCACTGGGGAGGTAGAGGGCGCACGGTCTTCCTCCGCGTTTCCTTTCGCTTTCTTTAACAGTTCCTTGGTCTTCTTGCCGACGAAGTGATGGGCGGTCTTTGGCAACGCCACCTCAAAAAGATGCTCGTAAGGGGGAGGCTGCCCACTTCCAAGGCCCACGCCCCTCTGAGGCGGGATTTTACAAGGGCTGGGAGTGAGGATGTTGGTCTCCAGCGAAGCCTGGCGCTCCCTGTTCCCGGCAGGGCTCTCGCCGGTTACTCCACAGGGCAGATCTATGGGAGTAAAGGCCTGCTTTGGTGCGTCAGGCCCAAGCTTGTCCAGGGAGGAGTTTAAAGGCTCAGGGTTCACACTGGTGCCATGAGCGACGGAGGCGGCCGAATGGGTCTTCCGAGGGCAGCCCGGGAGACTGTCCCGGTAGAAGGGAGAGTCGAAGCCTCCTCGAGGAACCAGGAGCTCGGCGTCAGCTGTGGTGATCTCGGAGAGCTCTTTAGATATTGCcgctgagaggagggagggagggagacaggaggcGCCACTGTAAACGGGCCATCTGGGCGAGGCCGGGCCGTGCGGCGCTGTGTGATGCCGAGTGCCACCCGGAGCGACATGTAAGACCCAGAATGAGACTCCCATCTTCTACCCCCTAGAGAAGAAAAGCCCAGCAAGCCTGGGAGCGTCGACACTAAATCCCGGTTTTAGGGCACAATGGGTGCTTTGTCATCGAGTGGCGATCCCGTCCAAGCCCAGAATCCCACACCTCAccttcttctttatctttttcaaCACTATCTTCTTCCGAGGCCAGGTCCCCTAAAAATCCTGGAAGGTCACTGAGAGTGACAGAACCTTTGCTGCCAGACAGCTCTtctaaagagaaacaaagacaagGCGAGTCAAAAAAACACACCGGTAGCCCCCACAACCGTAAAGCTGTTCCGCTGCAGAAGATGGCCATCACGACTCGTCCTGCCGAGTGCATGGAGGAGCACTCGGAGCGGCTCTCCCTGGAGCTACTCCAGAAAGCTACAATCGAGGGTCTAATTAAAGGTATGGAAAATTAATCCCacggaaaataaaatcttttttttttttttagttttatttattttcagagcaagcaggggaggggcagacagagagggaaagaatcccaagcaagccctgcactgtcagtgcagagcccgatgaggggctcaaactcacgaaccgtgagatcatgacccgagtcgaaaccaagagtcggatgcttcactgtgcggcccccgggcgcccccaaaaCCCTCTATTCTAAGGTCTCGGGGAACAGATAAAACCGTCTGACCAGTGCAAAACACAGGCACTCCACCGCAATAGCTTAAAAGCGCTTTTTTGGAAGTTATTATTAGATTGGTTTTTAGAACTGATTACATTTCATTATCTCTGGGCTTCACCGTTTGTGTTGTTCCAGAATTTCCTTGTTTCCACATCTAACCCAAGAGGAGACAAGCAACGCCTAGCGTTACCCAGAGACCTTACCTAATCCTCTGTCATTCGGAAGATGGTGTTGTCTGTGTAGACAGGGCCTTGCTGaatctgttctctcttcctgaaaAGACAGGCATCATTTACGTGACAAGGCAGGAAACTGCGTACGTGTTCTCTTATGTAAGAAAAATACCCTAAAACGCTAAAGCGCTAACACGTTATGAAGGAGTTTCAAGTttagctcagtggttctcaaagtgtttgGTACCAGGATGCCTTTAGAGTCTTAAGAACTGAGAGTTCCGTGAGCTTTTCCTTTATGGGGTTCTATCTATTGATAGTCAACCgtattagaaatcaaaacaagaagtttttaaatacttactaATTCACTTAAAAAGAACAAGCCCACTACGTGTAAACACTAACGACATAACCTTCTATGAAACGTGACTATAGCTCCCAACACAAAACAGTAAGAACTCGAGTGAGAAGACTGAAGTGTCCTCCGTGTCACCAGCTCTCCTGGCTGAACGGCAGATTCCCGCCCTGCCTCTCCCTGTAGCCCTGCCACGCGCTACCCTGGCGACACCGCTAGGCCCCGTGTTAAGCAGCCACGAAAAGACTTAATCTTTCCTATCACACCGAGACCTGACGGAGTCATTTCGTGAACTTAGGTACAGCGTGGACTCTGAAGCCATGGCACCTGCCCTTCGTCCCACGTTCAAATCCACTGGCCTGCTCTGTACCCCGAACGCACTTTTACGTCCGCCGCCTCTGCTAACGCCACACGCGGAAACATTCGAAAGGTGCTGGCTCGCCACGTGGCGCAATGCTCCCGAACGTGCAAATATTCACCACGCGACATCGAAAACTCAATTATTCCCCAAGATCCCCAGGACTTTCCGGTCTCGTCACAAAAGTCTCGGGGACACCATCCAGATCATGGCAGCAGAGAGCAGCCGTTTCGTATCCTGACCTCACCTGAGAGGTGAATTTTATCACTGGCAACAAAGACTGTGCGTCGTCTATTTTGAAGTGACAGGCTCAGCTGGTCACGTAAGCAATGGCCTGTCTCCTACTCAGGTCTACGTAaccacagtctgtctgtctgtcaacCGTTCCTTCAAATAAAACCGGCGCTCCATGAAAAACGCAGCTGGTCCAGCACCAACTCAAGTAACGGCACCAGTGCCCACGAAGTAGCTTGTGTTTTATCTCAGAGAATCGTAAACGTACGTGGTCTCAAGGGTCGCGATGTCACAAAATTAATCACTTTTGTTGCTTTCTATAGAGACTCTTAAGGTActggtgtttttggttttttatcttCCCCCCCTTAAACTGAAGAAACACGTTAAGGAAGAAGGTGCCCGCCCTGATGTGTGCCGGGGGCCGGCTGTTCCCGCCCACCATACTGCACGCGAGAGCAAATGCCGACCGGGTCAGGAGGGCAGAGCAGGTTAGTATTACTGTGAAGGCAGTCGACCTACTGGGCCCCCGAAAAGGGTTCTGGGGTCCCGGGGTCAGCAGATCACAGCACGAGAGCTGCCCTTTAGCCAGTATTTCCAGTTGTTCTGATCCAAACCCATCACGTTTCAGGTCCAGACTCCACCTGACGTAACAAGTTCCTTCCCAGGGCGAGGCTGCCCGTGGGTCACCGTGCGCAGGCAGAGGGACCGCAGGCAAGCGCGAGCGTACCTTCCTGGGGGGCGTGGCCGTGGCCTGCAGGACGGATGGGTGAACGTAGTCGTCCGGGTGGCagagtggggctggaggaggagaagtTGCTGGGGTTCCCAGAGGAGTCCCTTTTCCACCTGTTCACAGACGACACACACGCCATCACTAAGCCTATTAGAAAACTCTGAATTTTTTCCAACTGGACTGTAAAGAAAGCCGCCAGACTTAACTTTCTAGGGATCTAGAGTTGTGGTTTTGGTCCACCTTCTATGTTCTTAAAGCCCCAAGGTTCGCATCAAGCGTCAAAAACAggtttactggggcgcctgggtggctcaagcggttaagtgtctgacttcggctcgggtcatggtctcacggttctcgagtttgagccccacaccaggtgAGCCCTCGTTTTTTCTCTCCGCACCCCAactctcctccctccccgcctctcgctcacttgcgccctctctctctctctaacaacaaaacaaaacaaaaacaggtttaCAACTGTCAGCAGCCCAAACTCACTATCGGACCTAAGAGACAGTTCCTTGCCCTACCCAGCAGGCCCAGACCAAGCAACCGAGTCCAGCCTCAGACACACGTACCAGTTGGACCAAAGACTTTACTGTAAGGGTGTGACAGGTCAGGTGGGACGTTTCCAGGAGAAGTTGGAGGAGTGGTCATACCACAAACCATAGATGGGCTCCAGAGAGTAGCCTGGGAAGTTAATAAGGCACGTCAGCAATGAGAAATGAGCACCAAGCCATCCCCAAGCCTTATTCTATCCAAGACGAGACGGAAACAGGCATCTTATTAAGGCTCTACTGTGAGACAAGACGCATTCTGTAAACCTAGACTCCAAGAGAAACCCAAATGGCAACAGTAACTAACTGCCCTAATACCACGCATCCTTGAAAACAAGTCCTAAAACGAGCAGTGTCAGATTTTCCCAACCACATGCTAAATCCCCACCCAAATGGGCAACTTCCCCAGCAAGGAGAGAAGCGAGCAGGCACGCTCTTTAACACCGTACTTGTGGCGGCTCAGTCAACAGCCGTGTTGATGGGGGACTCAGAGTCTGAGGTGGCTGCCCGGGCGTATTTAACAATGTCAGCCGAGAGCTGGAATAAGGGGTCGAGGTAGCACTCCCTACAATGAAAGGGCAAGAGCACAGCACGTTAGCGTGTGACTTTAGattattctggaaaagaaaaaaattaggcacTTTCAACCATTAGAtgatattcacatttaaaaaaaactaagggGACTCCCAAGGCACCAGGGACGAAGTAACGTCTGCACGGCTCTTTAAATGCTCTTTGGAAATAAGGTTCAGTAAGGGCTGATGTCCAAGGAAGCTTCAGCGGGGAGAAAGCACAGCCTTGAGAAAGCACAGCCGGGATGATACCCGTAATGGGTACTGCCTATGGATAAGCCCACCTTTTCTAGAAACCAATTCTACGTCGTCCAGACTCACTGGAACTGGGTCAGTGCTACAGCCCGCAGGGCCTCACTACAACTGCCTGTAATGAATGTAGAAAGACTCCCTGCCTGGAAGCcgagtatttttcctttttggaaacgTGTTAAAAACCCActcccaaggggcgcctgggtggctcagtcggttgagcgtccgacttcggctcaggtcataatctcgcggtccgtgagttcgagccccgcgtcgggctctgtgctgacagctcagagcctggagcctgtttcagattctgtgtctccctctctctctgaccctcccccgttcatgctctgtctctgtctgaaaaataaataaacattaaaatttaaaaaaaaaaaaaaaaaacccactcccAAGTCTGCTGGCAAACTGTCAGGTGGGAGATACAGGAGATCGAGGATGCGGGACTCTAAATTAAATgggacagaggaggggcgcctgggtggcacagtcggttaagcgtccgacttcagccaggtcacgatctcgcggtccgtgagttcgagccccgcgtcaggctctgggctgatggctcagagcctggagcctgtttccgattctgtgtctccctctctctctgcccctcccccgttcatgctctctctctgtctcaaaataaataaacgttaaaaaaaaagaaaaaaaaattaaaaaaaataaataaataaatgggacagAGGAATTAATCAGGAGAAACTGGAGGcgaattctaattttaaatatttgggaaacCGTTCCTAGGAGCTGAAGTGAAGTCTTACTCCAGGAAGAGACAATGAAGTTGACAAAAATCAACGGTGTTCTCCAGAGACAAAGCTGTAGAGCAGTAAGAACCGAAGTCACTCTCACCACAGCTATTCTGCGTGTCGACGTAAGGGCTGGCGGCCACATCGGCCGCACGATGAGGAAAGTGTGTTGACACCTGGGGGGACACAGAGTCGCCGTCTTCATACGAGGCTTCTGTGGGGTCCAGAGAGATTTTGGCACACTCTATCACAACATCGTGCGTTTCCAATCTCTTCCACCTGGAGAAGGCAACACAAGTTAAGAAATGCAAGGTGTAATCCATTTTCTCAAACAACCAAAGGCTTAAGAATGCTAACTCGGGGCCGGGCACAGAGCTAGGACTGGCCAAGGACGAGGCTGAAGCATGCCAGACCAAAGagtaaacctaaccctaaccctggcACGCTAAGAATCAAACCTAAGGCCTCCCTATTTAAAATGGTGACATCAGATTATCAGAAACGAATCTGAAACCAAAACGTCATCAACAAAAGACTAGAAAGAGCCTCGAAAGAGAACAAACTACACAGAGCGGTCGCTAGGGGGAAATCTCCCTCCGAACAGAGGGCATCGAAGAACAGGGAGACTTGGAAACTGCCAGGAAGCAGAGGCCGATTCGATGTCACTGATCGAAGGCTGGGGAGTTCTAATCCATCGCTAGACCGGAAAGACGCCACAGAATGATTCAAACCCAGAGAACGCCCACGAGAACGTGTTTAACATCGTCCAAAGATTCCTGTCATGTGATCCACAGTTACACCTCTAGGCTTTAGCTTACGGAAATCGACACACATCAGGATGGACGATACCCAGCACAGCttatggggcagagagaaaaaaataacccaaagtcAAACCACAGAGACATattctagagaagaaaaatgatcacACCATCATGAAAAAGCATGCTTTCCACAGGTCAATGGCTGCCAAGAGTCAGGAAGGACACCGACCACAAAGGACAAGAAGGAACCTTGCGGGCAACGGAACATTCGTTATCGTGACCGG includes these proteins:
- the TSC1 gene encoding hamartin isoform X1, which codes for MAQQANIGELVSMLDSPVLSVRDDVTAVFKENLNADRGPMLVNTLVDYYLETSSQPVLHILTTLQEPHDKHLLDKMNDCVGRAASRLPALSLLGHVIRLQPPWKHKLSQAPLLPSLLKCLKVDTDVIVLTTGVLVLITMLPMIPQSGKQHLHDFFDIFGRLSSWCLKKPGHVTEIYLVHLHASVYALFHRLYGMYPCNFVSFLRSHYSMKENLDTFEEVVRPMMEHVRIHPELVTGSKDHELDPRRWKRLETHDVVIECAKISLDPTEASYEDGDSVSPQVSTHFPHRAADVAASPYVDTQNSCGSATSTPYSSSRLTLLNTPGQPPQTLSPPSTRLLTEPPQATLWSPSMVCGMTTPPTSPGNVPPDLSHPYSKVFGPTGGKGTPLGTPATSPPPAPLCHPDDYVHPSVLQATATPPRKEERTDSARPCLHRQHHLPNDRGLEELSGSKGSVTLSDLPGFLGDLASEEDSVEKDKEEAAISKELSEITTADAELLVPRGGFDSPFYRDSLPGCPRKTHSAASVAHGTSVNPEPLNSSLDKLGPDAPKQAFTPIDLPCGVTGESPAGNRERQASLETNILTPSPCKIPPQRGVGLGSGQPPPYEHLFEVALPKTAHHFVGKKTKELLKKAKGNAEEDRAPSTSPVEILDRLIQQGADAHSKELNRLSLPSKSVDWTHFGGSPPSDEIRTLRNQLLLLHNQLLYERFKRQQHALRNRRLLRRVTRAAALEEHNAAMKDQLKLQEKDIQIWKVSLQKEQARNSQLQEQRDTMVTQLHSQIRQLQHDREEFYNQSQELQTKLEDCRNMIAELRLELKKANSKVCHTELLLSQVSQKLSNSESVQQQMEFLNRQLLVLGEVNELYLEQLQNKHSDTTKEVEMMKAAYRKELEKNRSHVLQQNQRLDTSQKRILELESHLAKKDHLLLEQKKYLEDVKLQARGQLQAAESRYEAQKRITQVFELEILDLYGRLEKDSLLKKLEEEKAEAAEAAEERLACCKDGCSDSVTGHNEEAPGHNGETKPPRPAGVRGGGGSRGGGSGELSAPEKPPSQRAGPFGSRWETTTGEPATSIPTTVGSLPSSKSFLGRKARELFRNKSESQCDEDSVTISSLSETLKTEPGKDPGAEGKAPPSLDGPHPSPPTPDSVGQLHIMDYNETHHEHSEG
- the TSC1 gene encoding hamartin isoform X2, whose translation is MAQQANIGELVSMLDSPVLSVRDDVTAVFKENLNADRGPMLVNTLVDYYLETSSQPVLHILTTLQEPHDKHLLDKMNDCVGRAASRLPALSLLGHVIRLQPPWKHKLSQAPLLPSLLKCLKVDTDVIVLTTGVLVLITMLPMIPQSGKQHLHDFFDIFGRLSSWCLKKPGHVTEIYLVHLHASVYALFHRLYGMYPCNFVSFLRSHYSMKENLDTFEEVVRPMMEHVRIHPELVTGSKDHELDPRRWKRLETHDVVIECAKISLDPTEASYEDGDSVSPQVSTHFPHRAADVAASPYVDTQNSCGSATSTPYSSSRLTLLNTPGQPPQTLSPPSTRLLTEPPQATLWSPSMVCGMTTPPTSPGNVPPDLSHPYSKVFGPTGGKGTPLGTPATSPPPAPLCHPDDYVHPSVLQATATPPRKEERTDSARPCLHRQHHLPNDRGLEELSGSKGSVTLSDLPGFLGDLASEEDSVEKDKEEAAISKELSEITTADAELLVPRGGFDSPFYRDSLPGCPRKTHSAASVAHGTSVNPEPLNSSLDKLGPDAPKQAFTPIDLPCGVTGESPAGNRERQASLETNILTPSPCKIPPQRGVGLGSGQPPPYEHLFEVALPKTAHHFVGKKTKELLKKAKGNAEEDRAPSTSPVEILDRLIQQGADAHSKELNRLSLPSKSVDWTHFGDEIRTLRNQLLLLHNQLLYERFKRQQHALRNRRLLRRVTRAAALEEHNAAMKDQLKLQEKDIQIWKVSLQKEQARNSQLQEQRDTMVTQLHSQIRQLQHDREEFYNQSQELQTKLEDCRNMIAELRLELKKANSKVCHTELLLSQVSQKLSNSESVQQQMEFLNRQLLVLGEVNELYLEQLQNKHSDTTKEVEMMKAAYRKELEKNRSHVLQQNQRLDTSQKRILELESHLAKKDHLLLEQKKYLEDVKLQARGQLQAAESRYEAQKRITQVFELEILDLYGRLEKDSLLKKLEEEKAEAAEAAEERLACCKDGCSDSVTGHNEEAPGHNGETKPPRPAGVRGGGGSRGGGSGELSAPEKPPSQRAGPFGSRWETTTGEPATSIPTTVGSLPSSKSFLGRKARELFRNKSESQCDEDSVTISSLSETLKTEPGKDPGAEGKAPPSLDGPHPSPPTPDSVGQLHIMDYNETHHEHSEG